In the genome of Verrucomicrobiota bacterium, one region contains:
- the rpsU gene encoding 30S ribosomal protein S21, with protein sequence MTEIRLKKGESVDRALRRMKKKIDREGTMKQVRSRRHFEKPSERRRRKMKAARFSAMLSARYADL encoded by the coding sequence TTGACTGAAATCAGATTAAAAAAAGGCGAATCAGTTGACCGCGCGTTGCGGCGCATGAAGAAAAAAATCGACCGCGAAGGTACGATGAAACAAGTGCGCAGCCGCCGCCATTTTGAGAAACCCAGCGAACGCCGCCGTCGCAAGATGAAAGCGGCCCGGTTTTCCGCGATGTTGAGCGCTCGCTACGCGGACCTGTAA
- a CDS encoding sugar phosphate isomerase/epimerase, whose product MYSLSTCWNSHRHTDGRAMLRELRDLGFEFAELSHGTRISLLPGILEAVDAGEIKISSLHNFCPLPMGVNYSAPNLYQFSAESPRERENAHRHTLKTFEFAVRVKAPLVVLHLGSIDMKDYTDKLIDMVGRGEKKSPKYAKLCAELTQKREARKGKFVERTHEMLRRFLPEAEKHGLKLGIENREALEEIPLESDFQLFFDEFSSPAIVYWHDSGHAQIKDNLGFIHHATHLESLRDRLFGFHIHDVQFPGRDHCAPGSGTIDFAALKPMVKRQHIKVFEFSPALTVEELKSGVAHVKGIWGDE is encoded by the coding sequence ATGTACTCACTTTCCACCTGCTGGAATTCCCATCGCCACACCGATGGCCGCGCCATGTTGCGCGAGCTTCGCGATCTGGGCTTTGAGTTCGCTGAATTGAGTCACGGCACCCGCATCAGCCTGTTGCCCGGCATCCTTGAGGCCGTGGACGCCGGCGAAATCAAAATCTCCAGCCTGCATAACTTCTGTCCGCTGCCCATGGGCGTCAATTACTCCGCGCCCAATCTCTATCAGTTCTCCGCCGAGTCCCCCCGCGAACGCGAAAACGCCCACCGCCACACCCTCAAGACTTTTGAATTCGCTGTGCGCGTGAAAGCGCCCCTCGTCGTGCTGCACCTCGGCAGCATCGATATGAAGGACTACACCGACAAACTCATCGACATGGTCGGGCGCGGCGAAAAGAAATCACCCAAATACGCGAAGCTGTGCGCGGAACTCACTCAAAAACGCGAAGCCAGAAAAGGAAAATTCGTCGAGCGAACCCACGAGATGTTGCGCCGCTTCCTGCCAGAGGCCGAAAAGCACGGACTTAAACTGGGCATCGAAAACCGGGAAGCGCTGGAAGAAATCCCGCTGGAAAGCGATTTCCAGTTGTTCTTCGACGAATTTTCCAGCCCGGCCATCGTTTATTGGCACGACTCCGGCCACGCGCAAATCAAGGATAATCTTGGCTTCATTCATCATGCGACCCATTTGGAGTCTCTGCGAGACCGGCTTTTTGGCTTTCACATTCACGATGTGCAGTTTCCCGGACGCGATCACTGCGCCCCCGGCTCCGGCACGATTGACTTCGCTGCGCTCAAACCGATGGTGAAAAGGCAGCACATCAAAGTATTTGAATTCAGCCCCGCCCTCACCGTTGAGGAACTTAAAAGCGGCGTCGCTCACGTGAAGGGGATTTGGGGCGATGAATGA